The Medicago truncatula cultivar Jemalong A17 chromosome 7, MtrunA17r5.0-ANR, whole genome shotgun sequence genome includes the window CACGACTGCGGATAATATGCTAAAGGAGTGTATTAGAAGGGTTTACTCTTGGTCACATTTATGATCAAGTATGTATGTACTTAAACTTAAAGTTTTACTTAGGTAGCTACTAATGTTAATAGACAATgtattgttttctatttttttgttcagGTATTCTCAAATTGTTTGAGGTCAAGTGGGAGGACAGGGATTATAGCATCAGAGGAAGAGGATGTGCCAGTGGCAGTAGAAGAGAGTTATTCAGGAAACTACATTGTGGTCTTTGATCCACTTGATGGTTCATCGAATATTGATGCTGCAGTTTCAACTGGTTCTATTTTTGGGATTTACAGCCCCAATGATGAGTGTCTTGCtgacgtaggcaatgagtccgATGACCCCACAGTAAGTGAATGCTtcgaaatttaattttttcatttatgattAGGAATCGAACTCGGTAATTTAGAGTTGGCCTGATGACGTAGGCTCGTTTGCATTTGATCGATAAATTAACTTGTTAAGAAAAATGTGACTGATATAAGTGTGAATGATTCAAGTGAAATACACTAGTGATAAATGAACTTGTCATTTTTCAGGTATTCAGTTGAATCACTACATAACGTTAAAAGATGCAGTAACAAGCAACTTAGAAACCTAATTAGGATTGGTGCAATTAGTAGGATCAAACAGTGTTAAAAGTAAAACATTATACattcatttcttaaaaatagTCATTAGCCCTTATTTGAAACTTATAGCTAGCATATAACCATAGGGCCATGGAATGAGAAATGTCATACTCATAACCTTTTGAtcatcaaaaaggaaataataaaataggaaTATGAAGAAGCACATGTGGAAATAGATTTTTGATGGATTCCATTTTAATACCAGACCGAGAAGGCTGGTTCAACTAGTTGAGCCGAGAACCTGCAAGTTCATCGGTTGGTTTGATCCCAAATTCCCAATGATACCTTAATCTGGTTAAACAGAGGTTGAACCACAATCGGTTCAACCCGTTTTTACATTTTGTATTTGCTTTTCACTTTCTAAATATCTTTTAAACTTCCGGTTCAACTATGGTTGAACCGATTGAACCATGATCGGAAAGTCTCACCAATTTGATTTCCAGgccaatttttaaaacattgtttaaCACAAATACATATGTAAATTGCAGCTTGGCACAGAAGAACAACGATGCATTGTGAATGTGTGCCAACCAGGAAGCAACCTTCTAGCAGCCGGTTACTGCATGTATTCTAGCTCAGTAATCTTCGTTCTAACAATCGGCAAAGGAGTTTTCGTATTCACATTAGATCCAATGTATGGGGAATTTGTTTTGACTCAAGAAAATCTCCAAATACCAAAATCAGGGAAAATTTATTCTTTCAATGAAGGAAATTACAAGTTATGGGATGACAACTTGAAGAAATACATCGATGATCTCAAGGAACCGGGTGCTAATGGCAAACCTTATTCAGCAAGGTATATTGGTAGTTTGGTAGGTGATTTCCATAGGACACTGCTATATGGTGGCATTTATGGTTACCCTAGGGACAAGAAAAGTAAGAATGGAAAGCTTAGGCTTTTATATGAGTGTGCTCCAATGAGTTTCATTGTAGAACAGGCTGGTGGAAAAGGTTCAGATGGTCATCAGAGAGTACTTGACATTCAACCCACCGAAGTAAGTGTCGAATGACTTTGACCTTGTTTAGATAAACtacttaattaagcgcttatagtTTAGGAAATCATCATACAACTGCTTATGTATGAtctatttttgttacaaaagataaaataagtcgaattgtttttatataaacaataaGCTAGTTTCGTAAGtaattttggagagtttagggaAATAAACTGAAATGAGCTTATGGACATGACATAAGCTAATCATAAGCTCTTCCAAACAGTCTTTTAAGtacttatgtcagtagataaactcaaataagtaaATTCAAACAAGTCTTTTACATGTTACTAAAAGCCACGGTTTTAAATCACGATTAGGATCACTTTTGTCATAAGCCAAGGTCGTGCTGT containing:
- the LOC25498664 gene encoding fructose-1,6-bisphosphatase, chloroplastic, whose product is MVAMAAATASSQLIFSKPCSPSRLCPFQLCVFDTKSVLSSSRRKHVSGSGGVRCMAVGEVAAETKKRSSYELITLTSWLLKQEQTGVIDAELTIVLNSISLACKQIASLVQRANISNLTGVQGAVNIQGEDQKKLDVVSNEVFSNCLRSSGRTGIIASEEEDVPVAVEESYSGNYIVVFDPLDGSSNIDAAVSTGSIFGIYSPNDECLADVGNESDDPTLGTEEQRCIVNVCQPGSNLLAAGYCMYSSSVIFVLTIGKGVFVFTLDPMYGEFVLTQENLQIPKSGKIYSFNEGNYKLWDDNLKKYIDDLKEPGANGKPYSARYIGSLVGDFHRTLLYGGIYGYPRDKKSKNGKLRLLYECAPMSFIVEQAGGKGSDGHQRVLDIQPTEIHQRVPLYIGSTEEVEKVEKYLA